A region of Triplophysa dalaica isolate WHDGS20190420 chromosome 18, ASM1584641v1, whole genome shotgun sequence DNA encodes the following proteins:
- the nr5a1a gene encoding steroidogenic factor 1a isoform X1, translating into MLDAQNNVINASVRVMDFTQDEDLEELCPVCGDKVSGYHYGLLTCESCKGFFKRTVQNNKRYTCTQNQDCGIDKTQRKRCPYCRFQKCLSVGMRLEAVRADRMRGGRNKFGPMYKRDRALKQQKRALIRASGFKIEPIPTLLSSGQTEYPLPGSLPGLHPPSLSSPEYDCPPLCPPALGIALQSYSSFPAQYQYTAPVHNRSIKAEYTDTYSSSPDSSLGYPYPDVYMPASPHTSPMNLGAPPLVLELVSCDPDEEQVRAKICAYLQQEQSGRGKLDKPRPFSLLCVMADQTLFSVVEWARSCVFFKQLKVGDQMRLLHNCWSELLLLDHICRQVHHGIENSLLLITGQEIELSGVFADAGLTLAGLVQRGQELAKRLQLLQVDRREMACLKFLILFNPNVKLLENQQFVENIQEQINSALIEYTLYSYPQCLDRFSQLILRLPEVRSLSAQAEDYLCYKHLCGEVPCNNLLIEMLHAKRSTAM; encoded by the exons ATGCTGGACGCACAGAATAACG TCATAAACGCATCTGTCAGAGTGATGGACTTCACACAAGATGAAGATCTGGAGGAGCTTTGCCCTGTCTGTGGAGATAAAGTATCCGGATATCATTACGGACTTCTTACCTGTGAAAGCTGTAAG GGCTTTTTCAAAAGGACGGTTCAGAATAACAAGAGATACACGTGCACACAGAATCAGGACTGTGGCATTGACAAAACCCAGAGGAAGAGATGTCCTTACTGTCGTTTCCAGAAGTGCCTGAGCGTCGGCATGAGGCTCGAGG ctgtCCGTGCAGATAGAATGAGAGGGGGGAGAAATAAGTTTGGCCCTATGTACAAACGTGACCGTGCCCTGAAACAGCAGAAAAGAGCTTTAATCAGAGCCAGCGGTTTTAAAATAGAGCCCATCCCAACCCTGCTGTCTTCCGGTCAGACCGAATACCCCCTTCCGGGGTCACTCCCAGGTCTCCATCCTCCTTCTCTCTCATCTCCGGAGTATGACTGCCCTCCTCTATGCCCCCCGGCCCTGGGTATCGCCCTGCAAAGCTACAGTTCATTCCCGGCACAGTACCAATACACAGCACCAGTGCACAATAGATCCATCAAGGCAgaatacacagacacatactCCAGTTCACCTGACTCATCACTGGGGTACCCGTATCCCGACGTCTACATGCCAGCCTCTCCACATACCAGCCCTATGAACCTTGGTGCGCCACCACTCGTGCTAGAACTAGTCAGCTGCGATCCAGACGAAGAACAG GTTAGGGCAAAGATCTGTGCCTACCTTCAGCAGGAGCAGAGCGGCAGAGGTAAACTGGACAAACCGCGGCCTTTCAGCCTGTTATGCGTCATGGCGGATCAGACACTGTTCTCAGTTGTCGAGTGGGCAAGAAGCTGTGTCTTTTTCAAGCAACTGAAG GTGGGAGATCAGATGCGACTGCTGCACAACTGTTGGAGTGAGCTGCTGCTTCTTGATCATATCTGCAGACAggtgcatcatgggatagagaacaGTCTACTACTCATAACAGGACAGGAG ATTGAACTGTCAGGAGTGTTTGCTGATGCGGGACTGACTCTGGCCGGTCTAGTACAGCGAGGACAAGAACTGGCCAAAAGACTTCAGCTCTTACAGGTGGACAGAAGGGAGATGGCCTGTTTGAAGTTTCTCATTCTCTTTAACCCAA ATGTGAAGCTGTTGGAGAACCAGCAGTTTGTAGAGAACATCCAGGAGCAGATCAACAGCGCTCTGATAGAGTACACGCTCTACTCGTACCCTCAGTGTCTGGACAGGTTCAGTCAGCTCATACTGCGGCTACCTGAGGTTCGCTCGCTCAGCGCGCAGGCTGAGGATTATCTGTGCTACAAACACCTGTGTGGAGAGGTGCCATGCAACAATCTCCTGATTGAAATGCTTCATGCCAAGAGATCTACTGCGATGTGA
- the nr5a1a gene encoding steroidogenic factor 1a isoform X2, with the protein MLDAQNNVINASVRVMDFTQDEDLEELCPVCGDKVSGYHYGLLTCESCKGFFKRTVQNNKRYTCTQNQDCGIDKTQRKRCPYCRFQKCLSVGMRLEAVRADRMRGGRNKFGPMYKRDRALKQQKRALIRASGFKIEPIPTLLSSGQTEYPLPGSLPGLHPPSLSSPEYDCPPLCPPALGIALQSYSSFPAQYQYTAPVHNRSIKAEYTDTYSSSPDSSLGYPYPDVYMPASPHTSPMNLGAPPLVLELVSCDPDEEQQEQSGRGKLDKPRPFSLLCVMADQTLFSVVEWARSCVFFKQLKVGDQMRLLHNCWSELLLLDHICRQVHHGIENSLLLITGQEIELSGVFADAGLTLAGLVQRGQELAKRLQLLQVDRREMACLKFLILFNPNVKLLENQQFVENIQEQINSALIEYTLYSYPQCLDRFSQLILRLPEVRSLSAQAEDYLCYKHLCGEVPCNNLLIEMLHAKRSTAM; encoded by the exons ATGCTGGACGCACAGAATAACG TCATAAACGCATCTGTCAGAGTGATGGACTTCACACAAGATGAAGATCTGGAGGAGCTTTGCCCTGTCTGTGGAGATAAAGTATCCGGATATCATTACGGACTTCTTACCTGTGAAAGCTGTAAG GGCTTTTTCAAAAGGACGGTTCAGAATAACAAGAGATACACGTGCACACAGAATCAGGACTGTGGCATTGACAAAACCCAGAGGAAGAGATGTCCTTACTGTCGTTTCCAGAAGTGCCTGAGCGTCGGCATGAGGCTCGAGG ctgtCCGTGCAGATAGAATGAGAGGGGGGAGAAATAAGTTTGGCCCTATGTACAAACGTGACCGTGCCCTGAAACAGCAGAAAAGAGCTTTAATCAGAGCCAGCGGTTTTAAAATAGAGCCCATCCCAACCCTGCTGTCTTCCGGTCAGACCGAATACCCCCTTCCGGGGTCACTCCCAGGTCTCCATCCTCCTTCTCTCTCATCTCCGGAGTATGACTGCCCTCCTCTATGCCCCCCGGCCCTGGGTATCGCCCTGCAAAGCTACAGTTCATTCCCGGCACAGTACCAATACACAGCACCAGTGCACAATAGATCCATCAAGGCAgaatacacagacacatactCCAGTTCACCTGACTCATCACTGGGGTACCCGTATCCCGACGTCTACATGCCAGCCTCTCCACATACCAGCCCTATGAACCTTGGTGCGCCACCACTCGTGCTAGAACTAGTCAGCTGCGATCCAGACGAAGAACAG CAGGAGCAGAGCGGCAGAGGTAAACTGGACAAACCGCGGCCTTTCAGCCTGTTATGCGTCATGGCGGATCAGACACTGTTCTCAGTTGTCGAGTGGGCAAGAAGCTGTGTCTTTTTCAAGCAACTGAAG GTGGGAGATCAGATGCGACTGCTGCACAACTGTTGGAGTGAGCTGCTGCTTCTTGATCATATCTGCAGACAggtgcatcatgggatagagaacaGTCTACTACTCATAACAGGACAGGAG ATTGAACTGTCAGGAGTGTTTGCTGATGCGGGACTGACTCTGGCCGGTCTAGTACAGCGAGGACAAGAACTGGCCAAAAGACTTCAGCTCTTACAGGTGGACAGAAGGGAGATGGCCTGTTTGAAGTTTCTCATTCTCTTTAACCCAA ATGTGAAGCTGTTGGAGAACCAGCAGTTTGTAGAGAACATCCAGGAGCAGATCAACAGCGCTCTGATAGAGTACACGCTCTACTCGTACCCTCAGTGTCTGGACAGGTTCAGTCAGCTCATACTGCGGCTACCTGAGGTTCGCTCGCTCAGCGCGCAGGCTGAGGATTATCTGTGCTACAAACACCTGTGTGGAGAGGTGCCATGCAACAATCTCCTGATTGAAATGCTTCATGCCAAGAGATCTACTGCGATGTGA